The Podospora pseudocomata strain CBS 415.72m chromosome 1 map unlocalized CBS415.72m_1, whole genome shotgun sequence genome has a segment encoding these proteins:
- a CDS encoding uncharacterized protein (EggNog:ENOG503PGSK): MAPTPKTTPIRRPLTLKGVERKKPGPAPKPLSEKLKAKALKQIKRVERSYTRERKIEVLLYLLTHRVPDSGPRKTPRRRIGQPQEDCSTQPVVENENGELVWYRAPTYAEASDFWKIPTPTIQGWWDSRDKLLEGTGIEVPKVGPGGVPKALEGWKPLSQRSTFRTKEGMQQEEPVVTVANPNSNGATPTPSSSAGASSAVPITTAPMTPSVRIIGRVNPQPHYKPPPPAPRPFAPLAPAPAQQMPPAQNRPVAQAPPVQTPPVAPANRPAAQPAPQHAPQPGKPGLQPAAHQAPAYPQIPPAFDPSNYVVLYTGPHPGPWSYPGQHCIPPGTVLPIVYAGQPVELGPPCFVTVYPGPPSSALTPPAPSNMHNRAPQPAPQTGQHSAGQAQGPPQAPHPGQQQTPPPPPGYRPPHVSNGPPPNAQPPQGQRPTGPSPPVPYVGPSGYIGPYAPPGFAPANQAGPPPQPQNAVSQGRSSLRTPGANTGRASKPKSRVQPPPAVPNGVSTQLESGNNGQTPVAAQDPSAAGSTSSSDASVSTPAETQVTGSVDVQHQDASNDKNRPDSHVHDQASEPTPSTQAPMSPSGDQDGVVPANTVSGESTAIDRDSSSAEADSEKAAATTLEETMQDPTPQEETNVTPTTAEDDTAMEEVLEHVMEEAMKQEAMLEDSAGGETPASLSGLSSPNDGADATRMEIDSEEAKYSSPSQNGEAYETPYETPAVVETDGDDEGDEGDEDDVMVDTPPEDNAQPASSEAEAVESEEE; this comes from the exons ATGGCTCCCACGCCAAAAACTACGCCAATTCGCCGGCCCCTGACCTTGAAAGGAGtcgagagaaagaagccTGGGCCAGCGCCGAAACCCTTGTctgagaagctcaaggcgaAGGCCCTCAAGCAGATTAAACGCGTCGAACGAAGCTACACCCGCGAGCGCAAGATCGAAGTATTGCTTTATCTCCTTACCCACCGCGTCCCGGACTCTGGCCCCCGAAAAACACCACGCCGCCGGATTGGCCAGCCCCAAGAAGATTGCTCAACACAACCGGTTGTCGAGAATGAGAATGGAGAACTTGTTTGGTACAGAGCACCCACGTACGCCGAAGCTTCGGACTTTTGGAAGATTCCTACGCCAACGATTcagggatggtgggattCACGGGACAAACTACTCGAGGGGACGGGTATTGAAGTCCCCAAGGTCGGGCCAGGAGGTGTTCCAAAGGCGTTGGAAGGCTGGAAACCACTGAGCCAGCGTTCAACATTTCGAACCAAAGAAGGAATGCAGCAGGAGGAACCAGTGGTGACGGTTGCGAACCCAAATTCGAACGGTGCCACTCCAACTCCCTCGTCATCTGCTGGGGCTTCGTCTGCTGTACCAATAACAACAGCACCGATGACCCCGTCCGTTCGAATCATAGGTCGTGTGAATCCACAACCGCATTAcaaaccacctccgccaGCACCTCGACCATTTGCCCCATTAGCCCCCGCTCCGGCACAGCAAATGCCACCGGCTCAAAATAGGCCAGTGGCACAGGCCCCTCCGGTTCAGACCCCTCCCGTCGCGCCAGCAAATCGGCCGGCAGCCCAACCAGCTCCGCAGCATGCTCCGCAACCCGGAAAACCTGGCCTCCAACCCGCCGCACACCAGGCTCCGGCGTATCCACAAATACCGCCGGCTTTTGACCCTTCAAACTATGTTGTGCTATACACTGGGCCTCATCCCGGACCTTGGAGCTATCCTGGGCAGCATTGCATACCGCCGGGCACGGTGCTGCCCATTGTTTACGCCGGGCAACCAGTCGAGCTCGGGCCGCCATGTTTTGTGACTGTATATCCCGGCCCACCTTCGTCTGCGCTTACGCCGCCAGCTCCGAGTAACATGCACAACCGGGCTCCACAACCGGCCCCGCAAACCGGTCAACATTCGGCAGGTCAAGCCCAAGGCCCACCACAAGCTCCGCATCCCGGACAACAGcaaactccaccaccaccacccggttATCGTCCGCCACACGTATCAAATGGACCTCCGCCTAATGCCCAACCTCCACAAGGGCAAAGACCAACTGGACCGTCGCCGCCAGTTCCATATGTAGGACCGTCAGGATACATCGGCCCATATGCACCACCTGGGTTCGCACCAGCTAACCAAGCCGGTCCACCCCCGCAACCACAGAACGCCGTATCCCAAGGCCGGTCCTCATTACGGACACCAGGTGCGAACACCGGACGTGCCAGCAAGCCGAAGTCTCGAGTCCAGCCGCCTCCGGCCGTGCCCAACGGTGTCAGTACCCAGCTTGAGTCCGGAAATAATGGTCAAACTCCCGTTGCAGCCCAAGACCCATCTGCGGCCGGTTCTACTTCTAGCTCTGATGCGTCTGTCTCTACACCTGCGGAAACTCAGGTAACTGGTTCGGTCGATGTACAACATCAAGACGCCAGCAACGACAAAAATCGGCCCGACAGTCATGTTCACGATCAGGCCAGTGAACCGACGCCCAGCACTCAGGCGCCGATGTCGCCAAGTGGTGATCAAGATGGGGTGGTGCCAGCAAATACTGTCTCAGGGGAGTCAACAGCAATAGATCGAGATTCCTCGTCTGCGGAGGCTGATTCAGAAAAGGCTGCGGCAACGACCCTAGAAGAAACTATGCAAGACCCCACACCACAAGAAGAGACGAACGTCACTCCCACAACGGCTGAAGACGATACcgcgatggaggaggtgctggagcatgtcatggaggaggcgatgaagcAAGAGGCGATGCTGGAAGACtcggctggtggtgagacaCCTGCTTCTTTGTCGGGGTTGTCCTCGCCTAATGATGGCGCGGATGCGACGCGGATGGAAATCGACAGTGAAGAGGCAAAGTACTCGTCACCGTCACAGAACGGGGAGGCGTATGAGACACCGTATGAAACgcctgctgttgttgagactgacggtgatgatgagg gtgatgagggtgatgaggatgatgtcaTGGTTGATACACCGCCCGAAGACAATGCACAACCTGCTTCGTCAGAGGCGGAGGCAGTGGAGAGTGAAGAGGAGTAG
- the DIP2 gene encoding beta transducin (COG:A; BUSCO:EOG09260EE7; EggNog:ENOG503NWQD), producing MVKSYLKFEPSKSFGVVASSSSNIVWSSKDKTKSSAGQAVVAANEEVLVWDIKKGELLSRWKEENNRALVTAIAQSKTDPDLFAVGYENGSIRIWDSKIATSVVSFNGHKSAVTILAFDRTGVRLASGSKDTDVIVWDLVAEVGQYKLRGHKDQVTGLRFIEPEPVVQEEDGEQALMAVGNEGAEGFLLTTGKDSLIKLWDLSSRHCIETHVAQSNGECWALGVSPDLSGCVTAGNDGEMKVWALDVVALAASAQRVDLSQSVNFLHDRGTLHRSSKERAVEVIFHPRRDYFAVHGVEKNVEVWRIRTESEVKKSLARKKKRRKEKLAKDKKGADVDMEDEGADDINKAEISDVFAQHVIVRTTGKVRSVDWAIQQGSKDLQLLVGSTNNLLELYTIVGKDKLKSKTDVADYNKALGVDLPGHRTDVRSLSLSSDDKMLASAANGSLKIWNVKTQVCIRTFECGYALCCAFLPGDKVVVVGTKEGELQLYDVASAALLESVNAHEGHAIWALQVHPDGKSVVSGGADKAAKFWDFKIVQEQVLGTTRTTPKLKLVQSRILKVSDDILSLKFSPDSKLLAVSLLDSTVKVFFVDSLKLYLNLYGHKLPVLSMDISFDSKLIITSSADKNIRIWGLDFGDCHKALFGHQDSILQVAFIPHNSDGNGHHFFSASKDRTIKYWDGDKFEQIQRIDGHHGEIWALAISHAGNFLVSASHDKSIRVWEETDEQIFLEEEREKELEELYESTLTTSLEQDADAQDENREVAAASKQTVETLMAGERIAEALELGLEDLNVVKEWEVAKASNPNLAPPQRHAIFMALGNITAEQYVMNTLSKIKASALHDALLVLPFASVPMLFTFLNLFALRSMNIPLTCRILFFMLKTHHKQIVSSRTMRQMLDGIRVNLRQALRKQKDEMGYNIAALRVVGMQIEERSVKGFVDENWEEEEKQKKEVRKRAFASLS from the exons ATGGTCAAGTCCTACCT AAAATTCGAGCCATCAAAGTCCTTCGGCGTCGTCGCATCCAGCAGCTCCAACATTGTCTGGTCGTCCAAGGACAAGACGAAAAGCAGCGCCGGCCAAGCTGTCGTCGCCGCCAATGAGGAGGTGCTAGTCTGGGATATCAAGAAGGGCGAACTCCTCAGCCGCTGGAAAGAAGAGAACAACAGAGCTCTGGTAACCGCAATCGCGCAAAGCAAGACCGACCCCGATCTGTTCGCTGTCGGCTACGAAAATGGCAGTATTCGCATTTGGGACAGCAAGATCGCCACTTCCGTAGTGAGCTTCAACGGCCACAAGTCGGCCGTCACTATTCTCGCTTTCGACAGGACTGGTGTGCGCCTGGCCTCCGGTTCGAAGGATACCGACGTTATTGTTTGGGATCTGGTGGCCGAGGTGGGACAGTACAAGCTGAGAGGACACAAAGATCAGGTTACCGGCCTGAGGTTCATTGAGCCGGAGCCGGTGGTgcaggaagaagatggagagcaggcgttgatggcggtgggcAACGAGGGCGCAGAGGGATTCCTTCTTACGACAGGAAAAGATTCACTGATTAAGCTCTGGGATCTCTCATCCCGCCACTGTATCGAGACACACGTTGCGCAAAGCAATGGCGAATGCTGGGCGCTAGGAGTTTCGCCGGATCTGAGCGGCTGCGTGACTGCTGGGAACGATGGCGAAATGAAGGTGTGGGCATTGGATGTCGTGGCACTGGCTGCCTCGGCGCAACGAGTCGACCTTTCACAATCAGTAAACTTCCTCCACGACAGAGGCACATTACACCGATCGAGCAAAGAGCGCGCAGTCGAGGTTATTTTCCACCCCCGCCGGGATTACTTCGCCGTACACGGAGTCGAGAAGAACGTTGAAGTTTGGAGGATACGGACGGAATCAGAGGTCAAGAAGAGCTTGgccaggaaaaagaagagaagaaaggagaAGCTGGCAAAAGATAAGAAGGGTGCCGATGTTGAcatggaggatgagggcgcCGACGACATCAACAAGGCCGAGATTTCTGATGTGTTTGCGCAGCACGTTATCGTACGAACCACGGGCAAGGTCAGATCAGTCGACTGGGCGATACAACAAGGGAGCAAGGACCTGCAATTACTTGTAGGGTCCACAAACAACTTGTTGGAGCTCTATACGATTGTTGGAAAGGACAAGCTCAAGTCCAAGACCGACGTCGCAGATTACAACAAGGCACTGGGTGTTGATCTCCCAGGCCATCGCACAGACGTCCGCTCGCTATCACTCAGCTCGGACGACAAAATGCTGGCATCTGCTGCCAATGGTTCGCTCAAGATTTGGAACGTAAAGACACAAGTTTGCATCAGAACATTTGAGTGTGGTTATGCGCTCTGCTGCGCATTTTTGCCAGGTGACaaggtggttgtggtgggaactaaggagggagagctccAACTGTACGATGTGGCTTCCGCGGCGTTGCTGGAGAGCGTGAATGCACACGAGGGCCATGCTATCTGGGCGCTACAAGTCCACCCAGATGGCAAGTCTGTGGTGTCAGGAGGTGCCGACAAAGCAGCGAAATTCTGGGACTTCAAGATTGTCCAGGAGCAAGTTCTTGGCACCACGAGAACCACACCAAAACTCAAGCTGGTCCAGTCGAGGATACTCAAGGTATCTGACGACATTCTCAGTCTGAAATTCTCCCCCGACTCCAAGCTCCTGGCTGTGTCTCTCCTCGACAGCACAGTCAAGGTCTTCTTTGTTGACTCCCTCAAACTCTACCTCAACCTCTACGGCCACAAACTCCCCGTCTTAAGCATGGACATCTCCTTCGACAGCAAACTaatcatcacctcctccgccgacAAGAACATCAGAATATGGGGTCTCGATTTCGGCGATTGCCACAAAGCCTTGTTTGGTCACCAAGACTCGATCCTCCAAGTAGCCTTCATCCCCCACAACTCGGACGGCAACGGACATCACTTCTTTTCCGCGTCCAAAGACCGCACGATCAAATACTGGGACGGGGATAAATTCGAGCAAATCCAACGTATCGACGGCCACCACGGGGAGATCTGGGCCCTTGCCATCTCCCACGCGGGTAACTTCCTCGTGTCCGCCTCTCACGACAAGTCTATTCGTGTATGGGAGGAAACGGACGAGCAGATCTTCCTCGAGGAAGAGCGCGAAAAGGAACTGGAAGAGCTCTACGAATCTacgctcaccacctccctggAGCAAGACGCCGACGCCCAGGATGAAAACCGCGAGGTTGCCGCAGCATCAAAACAGACGGTTGAGACGTTGATGGCAGGAGAGAGAATAGCCGAGgccctcgagctcggcctgGAAGACCTCAACGTGGTGAAAGAGTGGGAAGTAGCCAAGGcttccaaccccaaccttgCGCCGCCGCAACGGCACGCCATCTTCATGGCGCTGGGGAACATCACGGCGGAGCAATACGTGATGAACACCCTCTCCAAGATCAAAGCGTCCGCGCTCCACGATGCGCTTCTGGTTCTTCCCTTTGCGTCAGTGCCGATGCTGTTCACCTTTTTGAACCTCTTCGCGCTACGGAGCATGAACATCCCTCTCACCTGCAGGATCTTGTTTTTCATGCTCAAAACCCACCACAAGCAGATTGTCAGCAGCAGGACGATGCGCCAGATGCTGGACGGGATCAGAGTCAATCTGAGGCAGGCGCTGAGGAAGCAGAAGGATGAGATGGGGTATAATATTGCggcgttgagggtggtggggatgcaGATTGAGGAGAGGAGTGTCAAGGGGTTCGTGGATGAGaattgggaggaggaggagaagcagaagaaggaggtgaggaagagggcttTTGCTAGTCTTTCTTAG
- the ARC35 gene encoding Arp complex subunit (COG:Z; BUSCO:EOG09263EQZ; EggNog:ENOG503NV59), translating to MLLLDYQNVLIQTVLTERFSGAPPVSIDQTVSDFDGVIFHISTPDTKTKIVVSMQIRCYKDLVRYGAEELLAEEYGPYVIPPEPGYDFSLQIDLENLPEDKEARDALIMKIALLKRNAMAAPFKQAYEEHYHLKAEAAKFTSEEAPQGVKEGGSVKAIQYREEEAIYVKASHDRVTVIFSTVFREETDRVFGKVFIQEFVDARRRAIQNAPQVLFRNDPPLELQGVPGVKNTGTGEIGYVTFVLFPRHLTPQRMNDVISHIQTFRDYFHYHIKASKAYIHTRMRRRTADFLQVLRRARPENEEKERKTASGRTFKAGN from the exons ATGTTGCTGCTCGATTACCAGAATGTGCTGATACAAACGGTGCTCACGGAGCGTTTCTCCGG AGCACCCCCCGTGTCCATCGACCAGACCGTGTCCGACTTTGACGGCGTCATCTTCCACATCTCCACCCCCGACACCAAGACGAAGATTGTTGTGTCTATGCAAATCCGCTGCTACAAGGACCTTGTTCGTTACGGCGCTGAGGAGCTCCTGGCTGAGGAATATGGCCCGTATGTTATCCCGCCCGAGCCGGGTTATGACTTTTCCCTCCAGATCGACCTCGAGAATCTCCCAGAGGACAAGGAAGCCCGCGATGCGTTGATCATGAAGATTGCTCTGTTGAAGCGCAATGCCATGGCTGCCCCTTTTAAGCAGGCGTACGAGGAGCACTACCACCTgaaggccgaggcggccaagTTCACATCCGAAGAAGCGCCACAGGGTGTCAAGGAGGGCGGGTCCGTGAAGGCTATTCAGTAccgtgaggaggaggcgatcTATGTCAAGGCCAGTCATGATCGCGTCACTGTTATTTTCAGTACCGTGTTCAGGGAGGAGACGGATCGCGTGTTTGGAAAGGTGTTCATCCAGGAGTTTGTGGATGCCCGCCGGAGAGCTATTCAGAACGCGCCTCAGGTGCTGTTCAGGAATGATCCACCATTGGAGTTGCAGGGTGTGCCGGGTGTGAAGAATACCGGCACCGGGGAGATTGGTTATGTTACTTTTG TTTTGTTCCCTCGCCACTTGACTCCTCAGCGTATGAATGATGTTATTTCACATATTCAGACCTTCCGCGATTACTTCCACTACCATATCAAGGCCTCCAAGGCTTATATCCACACTCGGATGAGAAGGCGGACGGCAGACTTCCTCCAGG TCCTCCGGAGAGCGAGACCAGAGAACGAAGAAAAGGAGCGCAAGACAGCGAGCGGGAGAACCTTCAAGGCTGGAAACTAG
- a CDS encoding uncharacterized protein (EggNog:ENOG503NZA0; COG:K) encodes MVSAFPMDNFYRGPLSVDTNHAQKYFEEEADSILDDNILDQSGIDSGFENSPSMTDSRRDSFAVAPSLFSPKTESWQQVDMQAVPSNNPFFDAQSNNPFLQMDRGQHAVYANQTWPMTSSGSATPQMQTFDGLPAEYDSAPMNMFPKPSPFQVQATPFGNPGPQPAMFQQLPQSMPTSPQKDVWMAHDVKSQALKRPRPASPLIRSHNDLRRGDGIRKKNARFDIPAERNLTNIDQLIAQSTDEQEIKELKQQKRLLRNRQAALDSRQRKKLHTERLEDEKKHFTEVISSLEDTIADLQRELEKLSMEKQDYQTYAHNLERERDELISKHTIESGELRKKIGVLTNHVQSMEGATSNAPGFPGAFNEMDGITMDGSWENMPVFGEFPLEQTAEVKQEMQLVSTKKPEIALPTDAEKPAQPGGLLFMLFLVGAFVLSSRSTPSIPRVSEDVRAASATLLENVLKDAGVSGQAPSGVAAMAPQPSGTSWTQASGSSLPLATPMVDNVAPSMLGEMADALTRPTEQQTNEQIFSLTAAQYNDLTSQDFLPSAGAERTTSQGRRNLAEALANMRNANKQSAAEVYTRSLLWDQVPSDVVRSFAKMIAESNSAQASSGNDRS; translated from the exons ttgaggaggaggctgacaGTATactcgacgacaacattCTTGACCAGAGCGGCATTGACTCGGGCTTCGAGAACTCCCCTTCTATGACGGATAGCAGAAGGGATTCCTTCGCAGTCGCCCCCTCGCTCTTCTCGCCAAAAACCGAGAGCTGGCAGCAAGTGGACATGCAGGCCGTCCCGTCGAACAACCCCTTCTTTGACGCTCAgagcaacaaccccttcctgCAGATGGACCGAGGCCAGCACGCCGTTTACGCGAACCAGACCTGGCCCATGACCAGCTCTGGATCCGCCACCCCTCAGATGCAGACATTTGACGGCCTCCCAGCGGAATACGACTCGGCTCCCATGAACATGTTCCCCAAGCCCAGCCCTTTCCAGGTGCAAGCGACGCCCTTTGGCAACCCCGGACCTCAGCCCGCCATGTTTCAGCAGCTCCCTCAGTCCAtgcccacctccccccagaaGGACGTGTGGATGGCCCACGATGTCAAGAGCCAGGCCTTGAAGCGACCGCGACCCGCCAGCCCCTTGATCCGCTCTCACAACGACTTGCGGAGGGGTGATGGCATCCGGAAGAAGAACGCACGCTTCGACATCCCCGCTGAGCGCAACTTGACCAACATCGATCAGTTGATTGCCCAGTCCACCGATGAGCAAGAgatcaaggagctcaagcAGCAGAAACGACTCCTTCGCAACAGACAGGCTGC CCTTGATTCCAGACAACGCAAGAAGCTTCACACTGAGCGtcttgaggatgagaagaagcaTTTCACCGAGGTGATCTCCTCCCTGGAGGACACCATCGCCGATCTGCAGAGGGAGCTTGAGAAACTCTCGATGGAGAAGCAGGACTACCAGACCTATGCCCACAACCTCGAGAGAGAGCGTGACGAGTTGATCAGCAAGCACACGATCGAATCGGGCGAGCTGCGGAAGAAGATCGGCGTCCTGACCAACCACGTGCAGTCCATGGAGGGTGCCACCTCTAACGCACCGGGCTTCCCCGGCGCTTTTAACGAGATGGACGGCATCACCATGGATGGTTCCTGGGAGAACATGCCCGTCTTTGGCGAGTTCCCCTTGGAGCAGACTGCCGAGGTCAAGCAGGAGATGCAGCTCGTCTCCACCAAGAAGCCCGAGATCGCTCTGCCGACCGACGCCGAGAAGCCCGCCCAGCCTGGCGGCCTCCTCTTCAtgctcttcctcgtcggcgCTTTCGTCCTCTCGAGCCGCTCGACCCCCAGCATTCCCCGCGTGTCCGAGGATGTCCGCGCCGCGTCCGCGACCCTCCTCGAGAACGTGCTCAAGGATGCCGGCGTCAGCGGCCAGGCCCCCTCGGGGGTCGCTGCGATGGCTCCTCAGCCATCCGGCACCAGCTGGACCCAGGCCTCAGGCTCATCGCTCCCGCTTGCCACGCCGATGGTGGACAACGTCGCACCATCGATGCTCGGTGAGATGGCCGATGCCCTGACGCGGCCCACCGAACAGCAGACCAACGAGCAGATCTTCTCGCTTACGGCTGCGCAATATAATGACTTGACCTCGCAAGATTTCCTCCCTAGTGCTGGTGCCGAAAGGACTACGAGCCAGGGCAGACGCAATCTCGCCGAGGCTCTCGCCAACATGCGCAATGCCAATAAGCAGTCGGCTGCCGAAGTCTACACTCGGTCGCTGCTCTGGGACCAGGTTCCAAGCGACGTCGTCCGATCGTTTGCCAAGATGATTGCTGAGAGCAACTCTGCTCAAGCCTCCAGCGGCAACGACCGGTCATAA